Proteins co-encoded in one Flavobacteriaceae bacterium MAR_2009_75 genomic window:
- a CDS encoding thioredoxin reductase (NADPH): MAEKIERVKTLIVGSGPAGYTAAIYASRADLKPLLYTGMEPGGQLTTTTEVDNFPGYPEGIDGPTMMVQLQQQAERFGTEVRIGMVTSAELSDEIGGIHKLTIDDSKVIEAETVIISTGASAKYLNIPSEQRLRGGGVSACAVCDGFFYKGQDVAIVGAGDTAAEEASYLANICNKVTMLVRKDYMRASKAMQHRVNSLDNIEIKYNTEVDEVLGNQVVEGLRMVNNQTGEKEDIAITGLFIAIGHKPNTDIFKGQLDMDETGYIITKGKSTKTNKPGVFASGDAQDKEYRQAVTAAGTGCMAALDAERYLATVETEKAVV, translated from the coding sequence ATGGCAGAGAAGATAGAAAGAGTTAAAACGTTGATTGTAGGGTCAGGACCTGCAGGCTACACAGCGGCAATTTATGCTTCACGAGCAGACTTGAAACCCTTGCTTTATACCGGAATGGAACCAGGGGGGCAGTTGACGACTACCACCGAGGTAGATAATTTTCCAGGTTATCCTGAGGGTATTGATGGGCCGACCATGATGGTTCAACTTCAGCAACAAGCTGAGCGTTTTGGCACAGAAGTGAGAATTGGTATGGTAACCTCTGCAGAACTTAGCGATGAGATTGGGGGTATTCATAAACTAACAATTGATGACAGTAAAGTTATTGAGGCGGAAACAGTAATTATTTCTACCGGGGCTTCGGCAAAATATTTGAATATACCAAGCGAGCAACGTTTAAGGGGGGGTGGAGTTTCGGCATGTGCGGTCTGTGACGGTTTCTTTTATAAAGGTCAAGATGTGGCTATAGTCGGAGCGGGAGATACCGCCGCCGAAGAAGCTTCGTACTTAGCTAATATTTGTAATAAAGTTACGATGCTGGTTCGTAAAGATTATATGAGGGCCTCTAAGGCTATGCAACATCGAGTGAACAGTTTAGATAATATTGAAATTAAATACAATACAGAGGTAGATGAGGTTTTAGGTAATCAAGTGGTCGAAGGGCTTCGTATGGTGAATAATCAAACAGGTGAAAAAGAGGATATTGCTATCACCGGCCTTTTTATCGCCATTGGCCATAAACCGAATACCGACATTTTTAAGGGTCAATTAGATATGGATGAGACCGGTTATATTATAACCAAGGGAAAATCTACCAAGACCAACAAACCAGGAGTTTTTGCTAGTGGAGATGCGCAAGACAAAGAGTACCGTCAAGCAGTGACCGCTGCCGGTACCGGCTGTATGGCAGCTTTAGATGCTGAGAGATATTTAGCTACCGTTGAAACCGAAAAGGCGGTAGTGTAA
- a CDS encoding TonB-linked SusC/RagA family outer membrane protein yields the protein MKKITFVLLVLCTTVSFGQAISGKVSDNTGEPLPGASIVVSGTSRGTTTNFDGDYSIEASSGDVLIFSYLGMLSQQITVGSSSTIDVRLEEDSAQLDEVIVTAFGISQEKKALGYAAQSIDADAIAKTKQTNLVNALQGQVAGVQITNSGGAPGQSARIIIRGINSLDPSADNQPLFVVDGVPIDNSTVEAGINQNGNTPRGLSNRASDINPNDVESMSVLKGAAATALYGVRAANGAVIITTKKGTKGKIQINLNTSVGFEELNRLPELQDEYGQGFSGEYDSSSFWPSWGAPIAEIAQTVPGHKYQDNWNRAFDTGVQTDHSISISGGGENATFYGSFGRFDQDGIIPFSDWSRTSAKLSGSVKINDKFDFSGSVNYTNSGGNRVPHDRFMERMMYWAETQDVRDYINPDGTMKTYGNTNPIYDARFSTYEDNVNRVIGNLNLNYSPFEWLTLSYRIGTDFYSDMRTEITSGPKGIDEEVPLSSTGFIEETRINSKDITSNFYITLKKQWNDDLNTTLRLGNDIFQRRFDRVFLRGEDFVIPEFYNVNNTRQVFAGQAKSIRRLVGFYGDLMINYQDFLYLNVTGRNDISSTLPKDNNSFFYPSVNLGYVFSENFDLPNWFTFGKLRGSWAQVGKDTNPHILGATFVSPDIFPLDGQVGFSRNSTFGDPALKPELTTSVEFGAQLSFFESRLDFDVTYYKSNSEDQIIPVPISDGTGFSSYITNAGEIENSGFEFVLGGDIVKNKDFQWTATANLSINNNEIKSIREGIDEIVVGSQFGYAGSTVTMKLIEGEAFGNLYGTSYQRSGADEENIFLQRNLPMVIDDDGFPARNAEQLILGNAVPKWFGGLRNVFNYKNFELNFLVDFRADVEQYNQFDNFLSAFGKNEYTSARNDFRVFDGVLADGSTNTQQVWLGQGVGPDGNDYGAGFWRNDYRSVSENFVQDASYIKLRNISVAYNLGERILDRIPFSSLRVSLAANNIILYSPWDGFDPESFSAGAGGNAIGFTGLGFPGTQSYFLTFNFGI from the coding sequence ATGAAGAAAATAACTTTCGTGTTACTAGTCTTATGCACTACGGTGTCATTCGGCCAGGCCATTTCAGGAAAAGTCTCAGATAACACCGGCGAGCCCTTACCCGGGGCATCGATTGTCGTTTCCGGAACCAGTAGAGGCACAACGACTAACTTTGATGGCGATTATTCGATAGAAGCGAGTTCAGGTGATGTTTTGATATTTTCCTATTTAGGAATGTTATCACAGCAAATAACGGTAGGTAGTAGCAGTACCATCGATGTTCGTTTAGAAGAGGATTCGGCACAATTAGATGAGGTAATCGTAACGGCCTTTGGCATATCGCAAGAGAAAAAAGCGCTGGGTTATGCTGCTCAAAGTATTGACGCCGATGCTATTGCGAAAACTAAACAAACTAACTTGGTCAATGCTCTTCAAGGCCAAGTTGCCGGGGTACAGATTACAAATTCAGGAGGGGCACCGGGCCAAAGCGCGAGAATCATAATTAGGGGTATTAATTCATTAGACCCAAGCGCCGATAACCAACCCCTTTTTGTGGTCGATGGCGTACCCATAGATAACTCTACTGTTGAAGCCGGAATTAACCAAAACGGGAATACACCTAGAGGACTTTCAAACAGGGCATCAGATATAAACCCCAATGATGTCGAATCGATGTCGGTATTAAAAGGAGCAGCCGCAACAGCTCTGTATGGCGTACGTGCGGCGAATGGCGCTGTAATTATTACTACGAAAAAGGGGACTAAGGGGAAAATACAAATCAACCTAAACACCTCAGTTGGTTTTGAAGAGCTCAATAGACTACCTGAACTGCAAGACGAATATGGTCAGGGCTTCAGTGGAGAGTATGACTCTTCGAGTTTCTGGCCCTCATGGGGTGCCCCAATCGCCGAAATTGCTCAAACTGTACCAGGGCATAAATATCAAGATAATTGGAACAGGGCTTTTGATACAGGCGTACAGACCGATCATAGTATCAGTATTTCAGGGGGTGGTGAAAATGCAACTTTTTATGGTTCGTTCGGTCGGTTTGACCAAGATGGTATAATCCCTTTTAGTGATTGGTCAAGAACATCTGCGAAACTATCGGGCTCGGTAAAAATTAATGACAAATTTGATTTTTCAGGATCGGTAAACTATACGAACTCGGGCGGAAATAGGGTGCCCCACGACCGATTTATGGAACGTATGATGTATTGGGCAGAAACTCAAGATGTAAGAGATTATATCAACCCAGATGGTACGATGAAAACCTATGGCAATACCAACCCAATTTATGATGCCCGCTTCAGTACCTATGAAGACAATGTGAATCGGGTAATTGGTAATCTCAATTTAAACTATAGCCCTTTTGAATGGTTGACTCTGTCATACCGAATAGGTACTGATTTTTATAGTGACATGAGAACAGAAATTACATCAGGGCCGAAAGGCATTGATGAAGAAGTGCCTTTAAGCTCTACAGGCTTTATTGAGGAGACTCGAATCAACAGTAAAGATATTACTTCAAATTTTTATATCACTCTTAAAAAACAGTGGAACGACGACTTGAATACTACCCTCCGATTAGGTAATGATATTTTTCAAAGAAGATTCGATAGGGTTTTTCTTAGAGGAGAAGATTTCGTAATACCTGAGTTTTACAACGTAAACAATACCAGGCAGGTATTTGCAGGTCAAGCGAAAAGTATAAGAAGGCTGGTGGGCTTCTACGGTGATTTAATGATCAATTATCAAGATTTTCTATATCTTAATGTAACGGGACGAAATGATATTTCTTCTACTCTTCCAAAAGATAATAATTCATTTTTCTATCCTTCCGTTAACCTCGGCTACGTTTTCAGCGAGAATTTTGATTTACCGAATTGGTTCACCTTTGGTAAGTTGAGAGGGTCTTGGGCACAAGTGGGTAAAGATACCAATCCACATATTTTAGGTGCTACATTTGTCTCTCCAGATATATTCCCATTAGATGGTCAAGTTGGGTTCAGTCGCAACAGTACTTTCGGTGATCCAGCTCTTAAACCTGAACTTACCACCTCTGTTGAGTTCGGCGCACAACTTTCTTTTTTTGAAAGCAGATTAGATTTCGATGTAACTTACTATAAATCGAATTCCGAAGATCAAATAATTCCCGTTCCTATTTCTGACGGCACAGGTTTTTCATCTTACATAACCAATGCCGGTGAAATCGAGAACAGCGGTTTCGAGTTTGTTCTGGGAGGTGATATCGTAAAAAACAAAGATTTTCAGTGGACGGCCACTGCAAACCTTTCTATAAATAATAACGAAATTAAATCGATAAGAGAGGGTATAGATGAAATTGTTGTTGGTAGTCAATTTGGTTACGCCGGTAGTACGGTGACCATGAAATTGATTGAAGGAGAAGCATTTGGTAATTTATACGGAACGAGCTACCAACGTTCTGGGGCTGATGAGGAAAATATCTTTTTGCAAAGAAATCTTCCGATGGTTATAGATGATGACGGATTTCCTGCTAGAAATGCCGAACAACTTATTCTTGGGAATGCTGTACCCAAATGGTTCGGTGGTTTAAGAAATGTTTTTAATTACAAAAATTTTGAACTGAATTTCTTAGTAGATTTTAGGGCAGATGTAGAGCAGTATAACCAGTTTGATAATTTTCTATCTGCTTTTGGTAAGAATGAATATACTTCGGCTAGAAACGATTTTAGAGTTTTTGATGGAGTATTGGCCGATGGTTCAACAAATACTCAACAAGTGTGGTTGGGCCAAGGTGTAGGCCCTGATGGCAATGATTATGGTGCAGGCTTTTGGAGAAATGATTATCGAAGCGTTTCAGAAAACTTTGTTCAAGATGCCAGTTATATAAAGCTTAGAAACATTTCCGTAGCTTATAATCTTGGCGAGAGAATTTTGGACAGAATTCCATTTAGTTCTTTAAGGGTATCTCTAGCGGCTAATAATATTATTCTCTATTCACCTTGGGATGGTTTCGATCCAGAATCTTTTTCCGCAGGAGCGGGAGGTAATGCAATTGGGTTTACCGGTCTTGGTTTTCCGGGAACACAAAGTTATTTTTTGACATTCAATTTCGGCATCTAA
- a CDS encoding SusD-like starch-binding protein associating with outer membrane — protein MKIINITKRAIAVGLVLILAACDSYLDVNENPNNPEDAPISGLLINSTYESAYNVYRVGDITSNYVQYLASPNPASASDTMDPISNNVTWFRLYNVMTDLVVLIDKAEEQGAAHYQGAAQILMALNLGMGVDIFGDMPFSESFNFETVTPAYDSDQELYGIVMNYLDEGLANLQSATTASIGDDDFIYKGDIEKWTAFAHTLRARYMIHLKDLDSYNANELLTAVDSGFGSNEANAQLSFFEQSINPWADVARDNADLLLGGWISEQFVEALDGTSYDVVDPRLALMIGATDDGEYIGTENGAGRGNAPEQGARSTLIEDQYYTGITSPILIATFSELKFIEAEAALEIDRSRAYQAYLDGIIAHMQMLDVPQAEIDTYLSAPSVGVGEGALTIDNILKEKWVALFLHPETWNDARRYDYQYKNMTLPANLNPDLGGQFIRRLPYPDSETSRNGSNVPSVTLLDRVFWDVE, from the coding sequence ATGAAAATTATAAATATAACCAAAAGAGCAATTGCCGTAGGCCTTGTGTTGATTTTGGCCGCATGCGATTCTTATTTAGACGTTAATGAAAACCCCAATAACCCTGAAGATGCACCTATCTCAGGTTTGCTGATCAATAGTACGTATGAATCGGCTTATAATGTCTATAGGGTAGGAGATATTACTTCAAATTACGTTCAGTATTTGGCATCGCCGAACCCAGCAAGTGCATCCGATACTATGGATCCAATTAGCAATAATGTTACTTGGTTCAGACTTTACAATGTAATGACCGATTTAGTTGTTTTAATCGATAAGGCAGAAGAACAGGGTGCAGCGCACTATCAAGGTGCGGCTCAAATTCTAATGGCTTTAAATTTAGGAATGGGAGTTGACATATTTGGTGATATGCCGTTTTCAGAAAGCTTTAATTTTGAGACGGTGACGCCGGCTTATGATTCTGACCAAGAACTTTACGGTATAGTTATGAATTACTTAGATGAGGGGCTTGCCAATTTACAGTCAGCCACAACGGCCAGTATAGGAGATGATGATTTTATTTACAAGGGTGATATAGAAAAATGGACAGCATTTGCGCACACCCTACGAGCTAGGTATATGATTCATTTAAAAGATTTGGATAGTTACAATGCAAATGAGCTATTGACTGCTGTTGATTCAGGTTTTGGTTCTAATGAAGCGAATGCTCAACTCAGCTTTTTTGAACAATCGATAAACCCTTGGGCCGATGTTGCACGCGATAATGCTGATCTGCTTTTAGGAGGGTGGATTTCGGAGCAATTTGTTGAAGCATTGGACGGAACTTCATATGACGTCGTTGACCCAAGGTTGGCCCTCATGATCGGGGCTACAGATGATGGTGAGTATATAGGCACTGAAAATGGTGCGGGTAGGGGCAATGCCCCTGAACAAGGTGCAAGGTCAACATTAATTGAAGATCAGTATTATACGGGTATCACATCTCCCATTCTTATAGCCACCTTTAGCGAACTAAAATTTATTGAGGCCGAGGCAGCATTAGAGATAGATAGAAGTAGGGCCTACCAAGCATATTTAGACGGTATAATTGCACATATGCAAATGCTAGATGTGCCTCAAGCAGAGATTGATACTTATCTTTCAGCACCTAGTGTCGGCGTCGGGGAAGGAGCATTGACAATTGACAATATTCTAAAAGAGAAATGGGTTGCTTTGTTTCTTCATCCAGAAACTTGGAACGATGCCCGTAGATATGATTATCAATATAAAAACATGACGCTGCCCGCAAACTTGAATCCTGATTTGGGCGGTCAGTTTATTAGAAGATTACCTTACCCAGATAGCGAGACAAGTAGAAATGGAAGTAATGTGCCTTCGGTGACCCTGCTTGACCGAGTTTTTTGGGATGTAGAATAA
- a CDS encoding 7-keto-8-aminopelargonate synthetase-like enzyme, whose product MAYTIDSFPGRKVNVKGEPHLYFGGTSYLGLQTDDEFQGIFINNIKRYGTNYGASRKSNLQIAVFEETEHYLTDMVGCESTLTLSSGYLAGQFVSQSFHDKHHQLFYAPNTHAALYQAKIRPYTTFTALNIAVREHLNSNEKSKAPVVFVDAIDFSGCNYPHFDALRTLPLDEIILVVDDSHGIGIVGEDGGGVYKSLAQFNIKELLVCCSLGKGFAIQAGAIFGTNKRIERLKDTAFFGGASPAAPAAMATLLDARALYKERRALLNEYIQHFTDKLELKKKFHFMEAHPAFTFSDVQLSEYLEANRIIVTNFPYPDEDAQIMSRIILSAGHKKKDIDYLLKCINILPKI is encoded by the coding sequence ATGGCCTATACAATTGATTCGTTTCCGGGAAGAAAAGTTAATGTAAAAGGAGAGCCCCATCTCTACTTTGGGGGCACGTCGTACTTGGGCCTACAGACCGATGATGAATTTCAAGGTATATTCATAAATAATATTAAACGCTACGGCACCAATTATGGAGCCAGTAGAAAATCGAATCTTCAAATTGCTGTATTTGAAGAAACGGAACATTATCTAACCGACATGGTAGGCTGCGAATCGACCTTGACCCTTTCATCTGGTTATTTAGCAGGTCAATTTGTCTCTCAATCTTTTCATGACAAACACCATCAACTGTTCTATGCGCCGAATACCCATGCAGCACTTTATCAGGCGAAAATAAGACCCTATACCACCTTTACCGCCCTAAACATAGCAGTGAGAGAGCACCTCAATTCGAACGAGAAAAGTAAAGCACCGGTCGTTTTCGTTGATGCCATTGATTTTTCCGGATGCAACTATCCGCATTTTGATGCATTGCGTACCTTACCGCTCGACGAAATTATTCTGGTCGTCGATGATTCACATGGTATTGGTATTGTGGGTGAAGACGGTGGTGGAGTCTATAAGAGTCTCGCCCAATTTAATATAAAAGAACTTTTAGTCTGTTGCTCATTGGGTAAAGGCTTTGCCATTCAGGCAGGGGCCATCTTCGGAACCAATAAAAGAATAGAACGACTGAAGGATACCGCGTTTTTCGGTGGCGCCAGCCCTGCTGCACCAGCGGCAATGGCTACTCTGCTTGATGCAAGAGCGTTATACAAAGAAAGAAGAGCTCTACTTAATGAGTATATTCAACATTTTACCGATAAGCTAGAGCTTAAAAAAAAGTTCCATTTTATGGAAGCGCACCCGGCTTTCACCTTTTCAGATGTGCAATTGAGTGAATACTTGGAAGCTAATAGAATTATTGTAACCAATTTTCCATACCCCGATGAAGATGCGCAGATAATGAGCCGGATTATCTTGAGTGCCGGGCATAAAAAAAAGGATATCGACTACCTGTTAAAGTGTATCAATATCCTTCCTAAGATTTAA
- a CDS encoding L-alanine-DL-glutamate epimerase-like enolase superfamily enzyme yields MRLTLKKYVLALKHTFSISRESHDYQNTLIVGLSLGDSTGYGESTSNPYYKISIESMMAEINAIRADIESFDFDRPEEFHKFLVEKNLSNFAICALDLAAWDLYGKLKGKPLYDLWGTSKENYPITNYTIGIAPVDKMVAKMQEMPWPIYKIKLGTEDDVAIVKELRRHTDAIFRIDANCAWSAEETILNAPLLKDLGVEFLEQPLHAEDWEGMEKVMHASVLPVVADESCIVEADVEKCGLHFNGINVKLTKCGGLTPALRMIKKGKSMGMKVMVGCMTESTVGISAIAQLLPQLDYVDMDGPLLLKEDIAKGVQILKNGMLIFPEIGGSGVTLR; encoded by the coding sequence ATGCGATTGACCCTTAAAAAATATGTGCTTGCGCTAAAACACACCTTTAGTATTTCACGCGAATCGCACGATTATCAAAACACCCTTATCGTAGGCCTTTCTTTAGGTGATAGTACCGGTTACGGAGAAAGCACCTCGAACCCTTATTACAAAATTTCCATTGAAAGCATGATGGCAGAAATCAATGCTATTCGTGCTGACATCGAGTCGTTCGATTTTGACAGGCCTGAGGAGTTTCATAAATTTTTGGTCGAAAAGAATTTATCCAATTTCGCCATATGCGCTTTAGACCTTGCCGCTTGGGATTTGTATGGAAAATTAAAAGGTAAGCCTCTCTATGACCTTTGGGGAACATCCAAAGAAAATTATCCGATTACAAATTATACCATTGGTATTGCACCGGTCGATAAAATGGTCGCTAAGATGCAAGAGATGCCATGGCCCATTTATAAAATAAAATTGGGCACTGAAGACGATGTTGCAATAGTAAAAGAATTGAGAAGGCACACCGATGCCATTTTTCGCATCGATGCCAATTGCGCTTGGTCGGCGGAAGAAACCATACTTAATGCCCCCTTACTTAAAGATTTGGGTGTTGAATTTCTTGAACAACCCTTACATGCTGAAGATTGGGAGGGTATGGAGAAAGTAATGCATGCTAGTGTCTTACCCGTAGTGGCCGATGAAAGTTGTATTGTTGAAGCGGATGTGGAAAAATGCGGACTTCATTTTAATGGCATCAATGTTAAACTGACCAAATGTGGGGGCTTGACCCCTGCCCTACGTATGATTAAAAAGGGAAAAAGCATGGGAATGAAGGTTATGGTCGGCTGTATGACCGAATCTACCGTTGGTATTTCTGCCATAGCCCAGCTATTGCCACAATTGGATTATGTTGATATGGATGGCCCCCTACTGCTTAAAGAAGATATAGCAAAAGGGGTTCAAATTTTAAAGAATGGTATGCTTATTTTCCCTGAAATAGGAGGATCTGGTGTAACTTTGAGGTAA
- a CDS encoding putative autotransporter adhesin-like protein: MTTLVRVAIAFIVAIFLSSCGFDINIGDFGTGKPGNGTVVKESRKVSGDFTEVSASEGLAVFVTQDDNYKIEVEGDENIIDLIATDIKDGKLRIHAEENIGRATKNIYVSLPEITRLKGSSGSQLKTENEIKSNALDIDGSSGAQLYVDLKSKSVEIDASSGANLNISGQTVHADIDVSSGGNINAKELQTKTCDADASSGGNVKVKVSESLTADASSGGNISYSGEPNVSKKKSVSGSVHQY; this comes from the coding sequence ATGACAACACTAGTTAGAGTAGCAATAGCTTTTATAGTAGCAATTTTTCTTTCCTCATGCGGCTTTGATATTAACATCGGAGATTTTGGCACCGGTAAACCCGGTAATGGTACCGTTGTAAAAGAAAGCCGAAAAGTATCCGGTGATTTTACTGAAGTCTCAGCATCTGAGGGCTTGGCCGTATTTGTAACGCAGGATGACAACTATAAGATAGAAGTTGAAGGTGATGAGAACATTATAGACCTTATCGCAACCGATATTAAAGATGGTAAACTTCGTATTCACGCTGAAGAGAATATCGGTAGAGCAACTAAAAATATCTACGTATCCCTTCCTGAAATCACAAGGCTGAAAGGTTCTAGCGGCTCACAGCTTAAAACCGAAAACGAGATCAAAAGTAATGCGTTAGATATTGATGGAAGCAGTGGTGCGCAACTTTACGTAGATTTGAAATCAAAATCGGTAGAAATAGACGCCAGTAGCGGCGCTAACCTAAATATTTCAGGTCAAACGGTTCACGCTGATATCGATGTAAGTTCGGGTGGAAACATCAATGCAAAAGAATTGCAAACTAAAACTTGTGATGCCGATGCCAGTAGTGGTGGCAACGTAAAAGTTAAAGTTTCAGAATCGTTAACGGCAGATGCAAGTAGCGGTGGCAATATTTCATATTCTGGTGAACCCAATGTTTCTAAGAAAAAATCAGTTTCCGGAAGTGTTCATCAATATTAA
- a CDS encoding phage shock protein C (PspC) family protein: MNKTVNINLANMLFHIDEEAFNKMQRYLESVKRSFANTPGSEEILADIEARVAELFHEKLENERQVITIKEVDEVISIMGQPEDYMVDEDIFEDEPSTGSGHSQTKKAKKFYRDTEQKYVAGVSSGLGHYFNIDPLWIRLLWIILTIGSTGAFIIIYGLLWLLIPEAKTTSQKLDMRGEDVNISNIERKVKEGFDDVAQKIKNVDYEGVTNKVKNGGKSFFDTIGEIIMFLFKVFGKFIGIILVIIGAATIIGMFIGMLTVGTLDWINLPGVDGVIHSITGAPVWLLSMLFFFVIGIPFFFLLYLGLKILVNNLKSIGNIAKFSLLGLWLISLIALIVLGIREAASHAFTGSVTEENPIYFENSQDTLNIQLVSSEFYDDGEHVRMNDMIMLYDDNGDPIMQSEDVRFNIKKSNDTIARISIRKEANGPSFKEARNTAEIISYEYSLRGNTLMLNNYLTTSDSNKFHDQEVRANIYLPAGKILKYDPSNRRNWLIRSEKDIDIDEPENYIWKMGLDGELKCQNCPEEVEEDDDDENRIRINEDGIDINIKDDNGESFEMKIGNDQVRIKANDEEDNVDINIDGSSNTVKIKAKDGDKTMTKTITQD, translated from the coding sequence ATGAACAAAACTGTAAATATTAATCTAGCCAATATGCTTTTTCATATCGATGAAGAGGCATTTAACAAAATGCAGCGCTATCTAGAGTCGGTAAAGCGTTCATTTGCCAACACTCCTGGCAGTGAAGAGATTTTGGCCGATATAGAAGCTCGAGTTGCCGAACTCTTTCACGAAAAACTTGAAAACGAACGTCAGGTCATTACCATAAAAGAAGTAGATGAGGTTATCTCTATTATGGGGCAACCAGAAGACTATATGGTCGATGAAGATATTTTTGAAGATGAGCCAAGCACCGGCAGCGGACATTCTCAAACCAAAAAGGCTAAGAAATTCTACCGCGATACTGAACAAAAGTATGTAGCCGGTGTTTCTTCAGGACTTGGTCATTACTTCAATATTGACCCGTTGTGGATTCGTTTACTCTGGATTATTTTGACTATTGGTTCGACCGGTGCCTTCATCATAATTTACGGCTTGCTGTGGTTATTGATTCCCGAAGCTAAAACAACCTCACAAAAATTGGATATGCGGGGGGAGGATGTCAACATCAGCAATATAGAACGTAAGGTCAAGGAAGGCTTTGATGATGTTGCCCAAAAAATAAAGAACGTCGATTATGAAGGTGTAACCAATAAAGTAAAAAATGGTGGTAAATCGTTTTTCGACACTATTGGTGAAATTATCATGTTTCTCTTTAAGGTTTTCGGAAAGTTTATCGGTATCATACTCGTGATTATAGGCGCCGCCACTATCATCGGCATGTTTATCGGCATGCTCACCGTTGGTACTTTAGATTGGATTAATTTACCAGGAGTAGACGGGGTAATTCATAGTATAACCGGTGCACCGGTTTGGCTACTCTCTATGCTATTTTTCTTTGTCATAGGTATTCCCTTCTTCTTTTTGCTCTATTTGGGGCTAAAGATATTGGTGAACAATCTTAAATCTATCGGTAACATAGCTAAGTTCTCGTTACTAGGGCTGTGGTTAATCTCCTTGATAGCACTAATCGTGCTCGGCATTAGGGAGGCGGCCTCGCACGCCTTTACAGGAAGTGTTACTGAAGAAAACCCTATTTACTTTGAAAACAGTCAAGACACACTTAATATTCAATTGGTTTCTTCTGAATTTTACGATGATGGAGAACATGTTCGAATGAACGACATGATTATGTTATATGATGACAATGGAGACCCTATAATGCAATCTGAAGACGTACGTTTTAACATTAAGAAATCTAATGACACCATCGCCCGTATCTCGATTCGCAAAGAAGCCAACGGCCCCTCTTTTAAAGAAGCCCGAAATACAGCTGAAATTATAAGTTACGAATACAGTTTAAGAGGTAACACCTTAATGTTAAATAATTACCTTACGACCTCCGATAGCAATAAATTTCATGATCAAGAGGTCAGGGCAAACATCTATTTACCTGCAGGAAAAATTTTGAAATACGACCCTTCAAATCGACGTAACTGGTTGATACGCTCTGAAAAAGATATAGATATCGATGAGCCTGAAAATTACATCTGGAAAATGGGTTTAGATGGGGAGTTGAAATGTCAAAACTGTCCGGAGGAGGTTGAAGAAGATGATGACGACGAAAACAGGATTCGAATTAATGAAGATGGAATAGATATTAATATCAAAGATGACAACGGAGAGTCTTTTGAAATGAAAATTGGCAATGACCAAGTTCGTATCAAAGCCAATGACGAAGAAGATAACGTTGATATTAATATCGATGGCAGTAGTAACACGGTCAAAATAAAAGCGAAGGATGGTGACAAGACAATGACCAAAACAATAACTCAAGACTAA
- a CDS encoding PadR family transcriptional regulator — protein sequence MQTTFLKQSRSPHEKELHKKQKEIMNVENTKAQMRKGVLEYCILSILNGKDKYASEILETLKDAKMLVVEGTIYPLLTRLKNAGLLSYRWEESTSGPPRKYYALTETGKLFLKELNATWDELRTATNLVTNNK from the coding sequence ATGCAGACGACATTTTTAAAACAATCACGTTCCCCCCACGAGAAGGAACTGCATAAAAAGCAAAAAGAAATTATGAATGTAGAAAATACAAAAGCACAAATGCGCAAAGGTGTTCTAGAATACTGCATCCTCTCTATATTAAACGGAAAGGACAAGTATGCCTCTGAGATTCTAGAGACCTTAAAAGACGCTAAGATGCTCGTGGTAGAAGGTACTATTTACCCGCTTCTGACACGACTAAAAAATGCGGGTCTTTTAAGCTACCGCTGGGAAGAATCAACTTCTGGCCCACCGAGAAAATACTATGCCCTAACGGAAACCGGTAAACTTTTTCTAAAAGAACTGAATGCCACTTGGGATGAGTTAAGAACAGCAACAAATCTTGTTACCAATAATAAATAA